In Astatotilapia calliptera chromosome 20, fAstCal1.2, whole genome shotgun sequence, one genomic interval encodes:
- the LOC113013702 gene encoding uncharacterized protein LOC113013702 — MKTELQDLGLWPGSRPVRHAVNAVSLWRLPPQPVIIDTVADLLSPNFFQLHPFFIWKPESAIMVRLRNNYILPCLHGCFRSQVVSAGVGRTRVIVGTSGQYYIPSSRLCCRACRRNWFADNPRWLEKLPKRFTNLLPAFLTYKKAICKSVMDELRRTGKSPTDMANQINELMHLKYERAHLTYLHATGSVWDSEAGAHGQRTIGQFLRKENKPQEFRSYEDPHAWCGVSVSSHYLTDCLLDEFRRQHPAISKRLQGTFGHISRSDHIRKVARKVMLASGVMSSYSIMNENWLIVSWVMVQYETERSLEPMYQGMAKRYSDAGVEKAGYHWVDRDCCAPFKIPDCIPVENLSWDAWKTTPAVVAAATSGPVANSCASRTHYNKNIIVKLDLFHCLRRFLRECTSEHLPLFSTFCQLLSAAFSVVDQADLKRLQDAYKFCGIHPANPTKQHIREHCRIQIPQPTELLNRVEKVLNHFHLATDPNNVPLFKPSMLKT; from the exons ATGAAGACTGAGCTTCAGGACCTTGGACTGTGGCCTGGGTCTCGACCAGTGCGTCACGCAGTGAATGCAGTTTCACTCTGGCGTCTCCCTCCACAGCCTGTGATCATAGATACAGTGGCTGACCTTCTATCCCCAAATTTCTTCCAGCTCCACCCCTTCTTTATTTGGAAACCTGAGAGTGCTATCATGGTCAGGTTAAGAAACAATTATATCTTGCCATGTCTCCATGGTTGCTTTCGTTCACAAGTGGTCTCTGCTGGTGTGGGCAGGACACGTGTAATTGTTGGCACCAGTGGTCAGTATTACATCCCGTCCTCACGACTCTGCTGCAGGGCTTGTCGCAGGAACTGGTTTGCTGACAATCCACGATGGCTGGAGAAACTGCCCAAAAGGTTTACCAACCTTCTCCCTGCTTTTCTTACATACAAAAAGGCCATCTGCAAGTCTGTTATGGATGAGCTCAGGAGGACTGGCAAATCTCCAACAGACATGGCAAACCAAATAAATGAACTCATGCACCTCAAGTACGAGCGAGCTCACCTGACGTACCTCCATGCCACAGGATCGGTCTGGGATTCTGAGGCAGGAGCTCATGGACAGAGGACCATTGGGCAGTTCCTGAGGAAGGAAAATAAGCCACAGGAGTTCAGGTCTTATGAAGACCCACATGCCTGGTGTGGCGTCTCTGTGTCCAGCCATTACCTGACTGACTGCCTGCTCGACGAATTCCGACGTCAACATCCAGCCATATCCAAACGCCTCCAGGGCACTTTTGGCCACATTTCCAGGTCTGACCACATCAGGAAGGTGGCACGAAAAGTCATGCTGGCATCTGGGGTCATGTCCAGTTATTCCATAATGAATGAAAACTGGCTGATTGTTTCGTGGGTCATGGTTCAGTATGAGACAGAAAGGTCCTTGGAGCCCATGTACCAGGGAATGGCCAAGAGGTACAGTGATGCAGGAGTGGAAAAGGCCGGCTACCACTGGGTGGACAG GGATTGCTGTGCTCCATTTAAGATCCCAGACTGCATCCCTGTCGAAAATCTATCGTGGGATGCCTGGAAAACCACtcctgctgttgttgctgcggCCACATCTGGACCAGTGGCAAACAGCTGTGCCTCTCGAACCCACTACAACAAGAACATTATTGTAAAACTGGACCTGTTCCACTGCCTGAGGCGATTTTTGCGGGAGTGTACCTCTGAGCATCTTCCTCTGTTCAGCACTTTCTGCCAGCTTCTCTCTGCGGCATTCTCAGTGGTTGATCAGGCAGACCTGAAGAGGCTCCAGGATGCTTATAAGTTCTGTGGCATCCATCCTGCTAATCCCACAAAGCAACACATAAGGGAGCACTGCAGGATCCAAATACCACAACCCACTGAGCTGCTGAACAGAGTGGAAAAGGTCCTGAACCATTTTCACCTGGCCACAGACCCCAACAACGTCCCACTCTTCAAGCCATCCATGCTGAAGACGTGA